TAATGCTTActtgtaaaaatataattgttgtatttataggaaatagcttgttaaataataaaataaaaaatgaggatacacaaataaggaagttgacTTATAAATCCATCTCTTGATATGTTGAAGCTTCCTTATGTGTGTTTTAAGTGTGCTTCTAAGGTTGGATAATGAAGATTAAAATTCAAGTTCATAACTTACTTTGGATTGCAAAAATTCAAAGGAATATTCTATCTTTTCCCCcctttattcttctttatttttatgtatgttAATGATATTGAGGACAATGAAAAATATAGGTACTGAGGGAGGaaaatagaataattctttaattaaattttatatgccATGTGAATTAGCAACTTTGGTtgatttttacaaaatttttaattttttattcagcttgttgttattattctgTATAAGAGTCAATAAAAGAAAGCTATTATACCAATATTCTTTAACTTTTGAGTTAATgtttaaacatatatatgtgAATTCTTGAGTTAATTACACTTAATTGGTCAAGAATCCATTCTTTGTATATGGACATGATAAGTAGTTTGGTAAGCTTGAGTTGGATATAATTAGAAGTGTATGATTTAGATTATTATCTCCTTGTTATTAAACTAACTTGCCTAAATTTAGCGAGATATTATATAAGTACATATGAAGTTCTAAGTTTAGTAATTCTACTCCACTAATTTTAGTTGCATAGTAACTTGGGATCTTCATGACCATTGTTGATTTTCACATAAAGCGACAATTAGaattatgagtatgcaaagCATCTTGATTGTATATTATATTGAGTAACAAGATGCATTCATCACCACTAGCTATTTCACTGGTCCAACTCAAATTCATGGCCCAAGGGCAAATCGGTGTCTTTCttatttaaagatctttttaagttatttaattatggaTAATTAAGAGTTGTGATAAGTATAACTTTTAGAAGACTTATACTTAAAGAATGACTCTGTAAAAAGAATCCCTAAAAATTTATtcgagtattagaaaatacacTACTCTCCATTTATCATATGTCCATCATTCATGTCTCTCCACTTTTCTCTACTGTACTTCATcacaaatatttaattttaggtttttattctttcaagaTCAAGAAGGCTTTTAGGTAGTGAAGAGTAAGGATATATTATCTTCCTACCTTGAAGAATTCTGAATCTAGATggagcttttatttattattttatttttatgtttagttatttaattactatgaCCATgagattaaatatgttagactaagttttttttagtatttagttTAGCGTTTTGTATgaatatagttatttttatatttagtggatgatttctttatcaacatatctttattaatttcagttattattattgtttaacgatcatattaattcaataataataatttttatgaaaatatttaggttAAATATATAGAGACTATTTTTGCTTCAATCTATGTGGATATAAGgaattttagttatattattagtttgagtgattaaagaaaaaagaacaccatctcattcattcgATTTGTTTTAATTGCTAAAACAATGGAAGTACTAAGTAATTGGTTAGACTAAGTACtgcttttattatatagttttctTAAATCAGCacatttacatatttattttattagtttattttagttattttatgaatattatattttcttataataactttttagtgtgtttagatttatttttaattgttttgtgttgataattagtttttCTAATAAGCGGTCTTACGTTCTTTGAGAAATCGACTTCAGTTTGTTTTACCGATATTATAACTAGTCACTTTATTTCACTGTCTCGTACACCGTGTGTGATCAAAAGTCTCTATAATTGAACATCTAAACAAACCCACCTTTCTCTCTTCTTCAATGGAATGATcagtattaaaatttcatttcatCATCCTTTATTCTCTTTCGCTGCTCTCTTCACTGTTTATTTGGAAATAGGAATTACTTGACTGCTGCAGAGATCTAGTTCATTCAGATTTTCTCAAGCACTATTTGTTTCCCCATATGTAACCCCACTCTCTTGCTTAATAGTGTAGTCTTTGAAGCCGAACCTAGGAACCTCTGATTTGGGATTATGTTTTGCTGCTATCCTatgtgtttattttctttttactcaTTGGAGGGCCAACTGGGCATGTACTACATAACATGAGGTAGTCATCTCCTTGAACTCGCTATAAACCCATATAGTGCTGAGGAGAGAATTTGATTTCAAGACCTCTCACCCTCAAGAGCAAACACTCTTGCCATATAAGCTAGGcctcatatatttatatgtgcttatattttaatacatagagttttattttaaaatgcatatttatttttgatatatgagaTTCAAGCatttaagtaattttataatatttttattaatttattaattaaaaagttatatttctaattaaacactgattctaatattaagagataacatattaattatattttaacattatattaattaataaattagttcttcaattaaataataattttaattctattctaagaaataacatactaattaaattttaagattatattaataattatttttaattagacaataatttaaattctagaaaataaaattttaaaatatattttaagattatattcactaataaataatttttaattatataatttttaatactaagAAATAGTagtatcaattatattatagtatttatttatataatactaaaatcaattaatgaatatttttattattgcactaataaaattttaaaatattcaaaattaagaaagacatcaaaaatatttaattttctatttttttaaaatattaaaaataaatataatatataattttaaaattaaatactatttacctCTATGAGGCATATATAACTCAATTCTTGCATTTGTTTCTATTAGATTACAATCCTCTTGAGTTCTAATAACACTAACTACTATCCCCTTCATGTTAGTTGAAGAACTaaactagtaatttaatattataatttgatctttgagcttattatcaaatattaaactcatagaaaattaattttattatcaaattagagtaaaaaacttatttttagcatagttaatttattattttagttagacAGTAAAACTAACttgataatgaaattaattttggacgagtttgatatttgataataaatttaaaaatcaaattgtaatCTTAAATTACTAGTTTAGTCCTTCGAGTAACACAGAAGGGATAgttgttagttttattaaagtAATAGAAAAAATGCAAGGACTGATAGGCCAAACTACAGGagataaatagtatttaactctaaattttatctataaatttgattttataattaaaataataataataatcgtACAATGCACAAATCAACGACtagttaatttgatttataatgATTAATAGTTTGCGAGGAAAtcttaaaagatttttaaGTATACTAATAAAGAATGCCAAATATCATTACATAATTAGTTTTAAGcatgattattaattaaatcctgaattttacactttttaatgattttatctaattatttcaaacttttaaactaaatattcatgcttttaatttattttcagaaaactttttgataaaattttttaaaaacttatgatgagaaaaataacataacaaGTTAATTCtacttgctaaaagaaaaattagcgaatcaataaaaaatttattacatttaGATATAAGATGTGCAAAATAATACACATATTTAAGACACTTAATAGCATATtgttaattctaaaataattttttttgctaatttacaattattattcttttagtaagCACAGTCGACCTGCCACGTTATCTTTTTTAcagtataattttaaaaaatttcatcgAAAAGTGTTtctgaatataaattaaaaatataattatttattttaaaattttaaaataattggataaaattattaaaaaatttaaaatttaaaatttaattggtaattaagacttaattttatctataaatgatgtaattaattaaatctacctaaaaaatttcaaaaatttaatatttttgtttattcttttcatagattttaaattagtaGAATTTTTAGATGATACATATCATGTATATGTTAAAATGGTTAAAAGCAGTTcaaaaaatatagattttgGAGTGTTTTAATAGCTCCTAATGTGGCAAAAAATATGATTGTCCACTCAAACAAATTAGGAAGGGATTCTTTCATAAATACccttaaaaagataaaaaatatgatttctactgtaaaaacaaatttctttaaaaaatactgtaatttaaaaaattatttcaaaagtaTAGTAATATATgttaggtatatttttttacgaaataatatatgatattgGCAATTTggtctattttattataatttttatggtatttaagtttttacatatattttattagataatattaatttaattggagATTAATCTATTGAAAAACTGGATATATACATAACTagcatctaaaatatttttttatttttttatatattttagtatatatttcctatatatttatatataactaatatttaaaattatctttttgtatccattataatatatgttttaatatatattaggtatacatttagtatattattagtatctacaacttatttttagtatctattttatattttttgatatcaatttcatatattttggtATCTATTTAgtatacatataataaatattgctAGGATGTAAAACtgatatttcaaatttttttaatagttaactCATATTTGTAATATCTATTTTACATGTTTTGATacatgtttaatatatatatttttagcaaatcaaaataacaaaGTTAGAAATAagactttttttcttcttaaaattatacgggaaataatatatatataatatatatcttgGTATatgtttgtatatatatattttatgtaatacTATTTTGGTATACAATATCAAACCCATAAGCACTATACCTATTATAACcatcattaaaagaaaaaaaaaaaagaacatatattattcaggatatttattaaataatttaggtGCATGTTTAAATATCAGTtggaataatttattttttaatattttccaaCACTAGAAAGATGAATTGCAACATTTCTTATCAAATTactaaatttcaatattttaaatacaCAATcgataacaaattaaaagaatctaatatattttttaatactataattaataaaaaaaatacatttaaagaagctaagaaatttaaaaattagaattcaattattctttcaaaaacatttaacattttagcaaaaatatttatttttttatttaaaaatattcagaAGAAAATTTTCCACAACAAAAAAAGACCCAATTTGCccgtttaattttttttaacaaaaaaatgaaagaaaaaaagtaactGAAAGGTTGAGGAAGTATGAAAATATCCTTTTACTTGCTATTCATCAATTCATACATTATATATAGACTTTTGATGCTACTgctaataaaaatacaaaggCTGAtacattttttctattttttttcactGTTTTTAAAGTTGTATGTACTGCCCTACAACGTGAGtttctaaaataaatgcatgcattttttacctttaaaaataaaagtgtaattttctcataaaaagaaattaaaattttaaaaaaaaaagacgtAAATcaccataaaaaaaaaatagtcagaaagtaaaaataaaaataggtttagaataattaaaagagaaaagaaaatactataaaaaagaattttatagaaaaagacAGTAGTGTAATTTCCTCAATTAGGAATTCATGCCTGGTAAGCCCACTGATTTagggaaaaggaaaatcaCTCAGAAGAAATCCTTTAACCtgttttatattaagaaaataccCAAACAccaaattatcataaattaaaGTCTAAACATCCTTTTCTTgcaattcttctttttttttttttctaagaaaagaaaatggattAGCATTGTTTGGCTTTCGCGTTTATTTCTGTAGACAGCTACTAGGGAGTAGAACATTTGATATTTAGCATAACCAGACCCTTCAAACAActaaatattaacaaaagaaaaaaacaaaaggaaaggCCAATACTTTTGACAATGGATCCTAACATCCTACATATGAATTAGCCTACGCAAAATGCAGTTCCCAATCTTAAGCTGCTAACAAAAAGAACACCTGCCTACTATATTGCACTTTCTTACAACAAATGACAAAACAAAGATCCTAACTCCCTGCAAACTACACTTCAACACATGCCCACTAATGCTCCTATGAATCAGCAAGTGCCTTGTCAATTTTGTCCACGTGATTCCGAAGTACGTTCCACTGCACAAGAAGAAAACCAAACTCAACACGAATAATTTGTGTGCCTAGACCCTTCATAAAGCATTTTAGATTTTGATAAAATGTACCTGATCTAGGCTTAGTGATATACCTGgaacaaaatagaaacatCACAATATTAGGAAAGTCTAGGTAGCAAAAATAAAgggatttaaaaataaaagaaacaaagaaaaatgatcCTTTTCTCCCATGCTTTTTTTCTCCCCCATTCCAAATACACAAGGCGCAACAAGAGGAATTCAACAATTTCCGCACTTCAGCGAAGGATCAGTGATGCTAATTTCAAGACATTAAAACTTAGGGGAGATAATAGTGGGTGACTCGAGCAGCCTCAGAAGGTTTGGTACAAGCTGATCCGATGATGCTTATTATGAAACATTAAGACTTTGGGGGAGATTACAATGACCGAGTCGGGCAATGACAGAAGGCTTTCAGTCAAGGATAGTCTATTCTCCATCCAGCTAACCTCTTCCAAACTTTCTACTATTAGGTCCTACACGAACTATTTCTTCAATTCAATTTAGCTTGTAAtggaaaaaattatataaggaCAGGTCAGGTTTCTACCATATGTATAATGACACCTAGATGGCTAAAACTGTCACCAATATAGTTAAGTTCATCAAGACCTTCACCAATGCAAATCAACTCATTTTTCTCTGAAACTCAACTTAGCCAAAATGCACCTCAACAAACAGAGTATTCCCTCATCTTCTTCCAGCACCACTTTAAACAAGCAAATGAATTtcaatcatgttgctttcattCAGTGTGCTGAAATATACAGGAATCAAAACTCTAGTGCTAGAAAGACCTCATCTCTTCAGAATGTTATCAAATTAAGGTgcattattatactaataatttaaagtcTTGGATTGATTcactaatttataataatgcAAAGATGGCAAACTACACTTCAATAGTTCAAGAAGCCGCCCCCCAATTTGCCCTTTTTTTTAAACCTAGCAAGTCTGTTCTTCAAATTTAGATATCAATTTCAGAAAAGTTGGTAAATAGGAACCCACCAAAACCAAACAAAACATCAATGAAGAGTTACAGTGATACCCTTTTTTCCAGGAAGTTGCTTGCCATCTTTGAGATAGAACTCGCGAATGTCGATCCAGACTTTTCCTTGCCAGTTTCTCACTGTCACTCTCCTATTCTTTGATATCTGCagaacaaaacaaataaattataaacccTAGCGCTGTTGTTGGCCATTTCCGGTGGCGTGCATAGACAAAGTATAAACACGCGTACCTCGCAAACGACGATGTCGTCCGAGTCATCAGTAGTGGTCTTGGAGGCTTTCTTGGGAGGCGCGTGGCCATCAGAATTATCATCCGACGcgccttcttcttcctttctctttcctCTGCCCGACATTTTCTCACTCACTGCTGCTTTGGAGTTACTAGAATTGCCAAATGTTATTGGTAATGGCAGGACTTTACAGGGCTTTATGGCAAAATTTGGGAAAACCCGAGATGCTTGACCCGACGCCTCGATACCCGAATATTATTACCCGTCTAATGACTTCATAATCTTAccgaaataatttaatttttcaattattaaacCACGTTTTGCCACAAAATACGGATAGTGTTTTTTTTAGTAATGGTACATGCTCCATTTTTTTCCTCATTTCTCGCCTGTCTAATATAGCATCTTCTTcgttcttctttttctttcttttcggTAACAATCGCCCATCCACCGTTACCACCGTTAAGGATCATTCCACTTATCaatctaaattatatatagatatttaaaggtattttaaagtttaaatgatatgtttttatatataatatagtataaaaatatgttttacctcaatttattttttcttgtttaaattcaaaaaataatgccaaaaataaaaatttgaaataaaaactcattaataGGTGTTAATTGGACTGCGGCTATTAAAGGCTCGAGAATCAGACACGTGGGCTATTGATAGTTTGGACGTAACTTAATTCATTAAGGTCCAAAAAGGAAggtttaagcaattattatataattactggataattatcttttgagTTGTTTAGTTTGTTTAAGACAATAAGGAATAAACTATAGAAGATGTGtgttgagaaaagaactctaAAAAAGGAATCTCTACAATGAGTATATGTTAATTAGAAAAGGGAGTTTTTCGGCTACCGAATCTCTCTAGAGAAGGGTTCTATTATTCTCTGCAAAAAATTTCTGGAGTTCATGATCTTTGACATCTTGCTAGCTTGTATTACATTATTCTTTGAAGAATCAGAAAAGCTTTTCGAAGACGTAGAGAAAGAGaatcaatcttcttcattccTTGAAGAGCCTTTGAACTTTAAGGGAGTTTcagttttctattttatgaatcttaagtctttctatttaaatacAATGATCGTTGgtttaagtatgttaggctaagtcccataagtgtttagtttggttttttacttatgtatgaaccttatatattttgagtttaatgaatgatttctttgccttcatatgttcattaatttcatctattattattgattgaccatcatatcaatttagtagtaatatgtgttataaaaatctttaggttaaaagtattagaaacatcatctttactttaatctatgttagtataagaaacctaagttgcatcattagcttgagtgatttaggaaaaaggcacatcacctTCTCATTTGTTAAATTAGGGCTTAAGAGAATTAaggggattactaagtaaaagctagactaagtgctattttatcatatagttcatattaatcattccagttgcatatttactttctggttatttaatttcttttattaaattaagatcattctcaaaacattggcttagagtgtttatatttattttcagtaatttgtgtgatagttggtctttataatatatactcTACAATTCCTTGTGAGATTGACCTTGTGGTGAGCTTACCCGAACTACCATTCGGTTCGTACACTTGCAAGTATTAATTTAGACACATCACCTACTCTCTAGCTAACACCATTTTCACTGAATTTCACTTTCCAATATCGGTCTTTTACTCTATCGTAAATAGCTTTGCTGCAAACTCTTACTCAAATTCAGTTGCTAAGATTGAATTccatttaaaagataatacaACGATATTGAATCcaagataaataaaagttcTTGAGATtgaatttcatttattaatttgatatttgatatttttattaagagattttatatacatttaagaatataaaatgaagaaatttataactaataataactactgttctttttttctttttttaaaatttttgaaatgaaattaaatgaAAGTATTAGCTTAGATTGTTTGTCTTGATgggtaaaattaaattgtgttaattgagtattt
The sequence above is drawn from the Ricinus communis isolate WT05 ecotype wild-type chromosome 7, ASM1957865v1, whole genome shotgun sequence genome and encodes:
- the LOC8270278 gene encoding RNA polymerase II transcriptional coactivator KIWI, which translates into the protein MSGRGKRKEEEGASDDNSDGHAPPKKASKTTTDDSDDIVVCEISKNRRVTVRNWQGKVWIDIREFYLKDGKQLPGKKGISLSLDQWNVLRNHVDKIDKALADS